Below is a genomic region from Microbulbifer sp. ALW1.
CATTAACTTCTCTTGGGATTTCTTCGCACAAAGGCGCTGCTAACACGGAGTTGGCCAGGATAGCCGAAAATATAAATGCAAAAAGTAACCTGAAAGTATTCACAAATAATCCTTAAGTTATATTTTTGATGTAATTCGATTGCAGAAAAGCCGTTTTAGCGGCCTAATCCGTAACGAATTCCATTTCATTTTCGTGAAAAAAACGCAATTGTCGAGGTTTTAAGGTGGTATAGATTTGGATATTTTTCCGGTTATTTTCGTAATTGAATACAGAAAAATATTTAGGTGTTGTCAGTAGTGTCAACTGAGTTCCGATGATAATTCTCGAGGATTCTAGGGGTGAACTCATATAGATGGTCGAATAAACATTGTGAGGCTAGTTAGAATATTCAAAATTATTCATCCATTAATTTGTTGCAATCAGGAAATGAAGTTTTCCATGGGGTGGCCTCGTTTCGGTTTAACTGCTATCCCCCGCATGTCATTAAGCGCGGTAGCAATCGTCAGGTTTGTTTAGCGTAAGGAATGAGTGCTGAAGTATTTAATTTTCCATCCATCGTCGTATTTCGGGTGCTTGAGAATGTGCGACATTCACTAAAGCAGTTACATGAACATTTTGGTGGATGACTTGTAACTTCTTTCTCTTTATCAGCATGTATTTTTCGGTCGCTTAGGCTAAGGTGAAGAACGCACAATGTGACTATAATGACTATTGGTTATTATGTAACTTCTCAGTATTTCCGTGTTTCGGTTGCTTATCCAGCGAATTGCATAAGATTTTGTCTCTTTTATCAGTATGTTCGTGAAATTGATCACATTCTTGCGTGAAATCTTTTTGACCTATTTGTCACAATTTGTAGCAGCTGTATTCTCTCTGCCTCGATAAATTGGACGCCATTCCCGGTGGGAGAAAAAGAACAAGAAATTAATCTATGGGAACAGTGGGGGCAGGGTGGAAACAGTGCTTTTCGAGATGCACTTATTTCGCACTACCTGCCCTGGGGGGTATCCGTTGCGTTTTCCTTGATGAAAGCCTTTCCTCCAAATTTAGTTCCCCATGATGATATTCGGCAGATCACTGCAGTCGCTCTGCTGGAATCTATAGAGCGTTTTAGCCCCGACAAGGGTGTGCCATTCGAAGCTTTTGCGCGAAAGCGGGTGCGCGGTGCACTGTTGGACGAGATAACTGCTGCAAATCGTCAGGCATTAAATGCTTCGAATGTTGATCAGTATTCCCGTCCGTTTACCGCGCTGGTAGATCAGCTCGATGTAATGGTTATGGAGATTTTGCTGAACAGCATGAGCGCGGAAGCAGTGCCCATTTACCCAGATTTTACTTGTAGAAGTGAAATGCATGCGGTGTTAACTGATGTGATTACGCGTTTGAGTGGGCGCGAGCAAGAAGTAATTAAGCTCTCGTACTTTCACGATCATAGTAACCGGGAAGTGGCGCGAGCCTTGTGCTTATCAGAAGGGCGGGTCAGTCAAGTTAAAAAAATGGCGCTCGACAAACTGAAGCAACAACTAATAGCAGAGATTTAACCGGTAATCTGCCGAGACGAGACAATTTAGTGATTAATATTGAAAAGCAAGAAGCCCTCCAGAGACTTCGAAAATTCTGGGAGCAGGACCGTGAAAACCCTCTGCTCACGCAGGATTTGCTATCGAAATATTTCGAGACTGGCGCGCTGGACCAAGGGCGAGAATTTATCGATGCTCTGCCCGAAAGTGTCTTGGGCTTCCCTTCGGTTTCTCATTCCGCGGGCATGTTATGTCTTGCGGTGAGTGACTATCGTCAAGCCGAGTTTTGCTTTCGCTGGGCGGATGCGAAAGCACCAGGGCAGCTGGCAATTCAATACAACCTGGCTTACACAATGTTCCAGCAGCACCAGTATGCTGAGGCAGAGACCATTCTCCAGAGCATTGCTGAACCAACAGCGGAAGTACTCGTGCTCAAAGCCCGGGCAGATCACCACTTGGGTAAGTTTGACCACGCGATTGATGCACTCGATGCTGCCATTGCACTAGATGGCGATTTACAAGCAAGTGGACTCTTGGCTCTTGTTTACAATGATTGTGGTAGTCGCGAAAAGGCTATAGAACTTGCAGAAATGGTTCTCGAGCAGGAACCCCACCAATTTGAAGCATTATTGGCTATGGCCGATGCATATACTGCTCTGCAGTCCTACGCAGAGGCATCACGGTGGTGCGATATGGGGTTGACCGAATACCCTAGTGTTGGACGTTTCTGGACGGTTAAAGGGCAATTGCAACTGGTGGATTTCGATTTCAATGAGGCCAGAGCAAGCTTTACAAAAGCCGTAGAGCTAATGCCTGAACACATTGGCACCTGGCACTTATTGGGTTGGAGTGAGGTTCTGCGGGATGATTTGGGCGCGGCGTTACACGCGTTTGAGCGGGCTCTGGAGCTGAACCGGAACTTTGCCGAAAGCCATGGTGGCCTGGCAGTAGTCAATGCGCTTCAGGGTAATTGGGATACTGCGCAACAGGCCAGCAAACGCGCATTGGGACTCGATCACAGCAATTTGTCTGGTCGCTACGCCGAGGCCCTCTGTTTAGAGCATCGGGGACAGGCAGGAGCGGCGGAGCAACTTCGCCAGAAACTGTTTGCAACACCCACGGGGCAAAAGGTGGAAAACAAGCTTCCGGAAATGGTTCAGAAATATCTCGCCAACCGCGGTGAACAATTGTAATGGAACCGGATACGGCCATGCGCCTGATGGCATCGATGCTGGAAGTTGCCGCATGGATGAGCGCTCCGGTGCTGGCTACCGCCCTGATCATCGGTCTTTTGGTTTCGGTATTTCAGGTGGTGACACAAATTCAGGAAATGTCACTCACTTTCGTGCCCAAAATTATTGGTGCGGTGATCGTGCTGATTCTGATGGGTAGCTGGATACTCGCAACATGGATGGAGTTTGCTGAGAAGTCGATTGGGATGGTGGCCGGTTAAACATGCTGCTGGAATCTCTTTCCCGACAATCTTCCCTTGTCGTGCTTGCCATGGTACGCCTGGCGCCGTTGTTATTTGTCGCGTTATCAAATCCAATGTCGCGGGTGCCGGCCAGTGTGCGCCTTGTGCTAACGGCCACCGCGGCCATTGGCTGTGTACAATTGTCGCCGCAACTTCAGGTGCCGCCAAATCTGGGCTTTGCAGAGTTTCTGCGTGCGGCTTCTATTGAGGCATTTATCGGCAGCGCGCTGGCCGCTGGATTTTTTGTCGGGTCTGCGGCATTACTGACACTGACGCGCATGGTGGATATGCAAATGGGCTTTGGCGCCGCTGCAGTACTGGATCCAGCAACCAATAGTTCGGAATCAATTATCGGCACGCTTTATCTCTGGGTGCTATTTGTGCTGACATTTGAACTCGGTTTTCATTACGACATTCTTGGAATACTGCTGTTGTCATTCAAGTTGCTGCCGATGTTTGGTAGTGGTGTTGAATTTGACCTGGGTGCATTTACGGCTTATCTCACACAGCAATTTACCCTGGCGCTGACAATTTTCCTGCCTGTTTCCATGGCGCTGTTGATTTTCGATTTCTGTATTGGCTATCTTGCCAAAAGTATGCCGCAAATGAATGTGTATTTTGTCGGCTTACCACTCAAAATTTTTATTGGCCTTGTGACTTTGGCGATCAGTGTGCGACTGACTGGATCCGGACTTGAACGAATGCTGGAC
It encodes:
- a CDS encoding sigma-70 family RNA polymerase sigma factor, whose translation is MGEKEQEINLWEQWGQGGNSAFRDALISHYLPWGVSVAFSLMKAFPPNLVPHDDIRQITAVALLESIERFSPDKGVPFEAFARKRVRGALLDEITAANRQALNASNVDQYSRPFTALVDQLDVMVMEILLNSMSAEAVPIYPDFTCRSEMHAVLTDVITRLSGREQEVIKLSYFHDHSNREVARALCLSEGRVSQVKKMALDKLKQQLIAEI
- a CDS encoding tetratricopeptide repeat protein encodes the protein MINIEKQEALQRLRKFWEQDRENPLLTQDLLSKYFETGALDQGREFIDALPESVLGFPSVSHSAGMLCLAVSDYRQAEFCFRWADAKAPGQLAIQYNLAYTMFQQHQYAEAETILQSIAEPTAEVLVLKARADHHLGKFDHAIDALDAAIALDGDLQASGLLALVYNDCGSREKAIELAEMVLEQEPHQFEALLAMADAYTALQSYAEASRWCDMGLTEYPSVGRFWTVKGQLQLVDFDFNEARASFTKAVELMPEHIGTWHLLGWSEVLRDDLGAALHAFERALELNRNFAESHGGLAVVNALQGNWDTAQQASKRALGLDHSNLSGRYAEALCLEHRGQAGAAEQLRQKLFATPTGQKVENKLPEMVQKYLANRGEQL
- a CDS encoding flagellar biosynthetic protein FliQ, whose product is MRLMASMLEVAAWMSAPVLATALIIGLLVSVFQVVTQIQEMSLTFVPKIIGAVIVLILMGSWILATWMEFAEKSIGMVAG
- a CDS encoding flagellar biosynthetic protein FliR, with product MLLESLSRQSSLVVLAMVRLAPLLFVALSNPMSRVPASVRLVLTATAAIGCVQLSPQLQVPPNLGFAEFLRAASIEAFIGSALAAGFFVGSAALLTLTRMVDMQMGFGAAAVLDPATNSSESIIGTLYLWVLFVLTFELGFHYDILGILLLSFKLLPMFGSGVEFDLGAFTAYLTQQFTLALTIFLPVSMALLIFDFCIGYLAKSMPQMNVYFVGLPLKIFIGLVTLAISVRLTGSGLERMLDSIREFMLMAVGR